The sequence TTCTCCCGATTGCCATTATTTCGTACACGTATTTTTCATAACTTTCGTCTAACCTTTTTAAACGCTTCATCAACCGAAAATGAACATCTGCTTCGTCAACGATATTTGGAAATCCTTTTCTTAATTCTGTTTTAAAATCTTCCCAACTAGCAATCTTAACACGTACGGCTTCATACCACAGACGTGGAACCTCTCCTAACCTGGTCACAGCGTAATGAAGAACGGAAGTATCTGGCCAAgcataaattttcttcaaattttctaaaACATCCAACCACAGATTTGACGTAGTTTCATCAGGGTTGAATAACGGAACCAACTTCTTAACATCGTCTGGGTGCattggagtttgattataattattcattatttgcgCAGCGGGTGAAATGAGCGACATGGGAACTTGTTGAACCTCGTCACCGGTATTTCGTATTGCTTGGGTGTCGGAAATTTGATTTGCTGAATCTGAAAGGCATACAGATTGACTCGAGCCATTCTCAACTTCTTCGTCGATTTCAGCAAGAACAGCTGGCTCTTGACGGATTCTAGTCGGACTTCTACGAAGGCGAGACATTTAAACCGATTATCGTTTCTACTTATagggacaaaaaaaaatagggtATCCCACTTCTGAAATTGTAGTAACGACTTTATCGGTTGATGGGTGGTTACAGAATGGTTTATTGACAGCTtggtatagggcactgcacggactactttgtctctttctcgctacaaagaaattagaaaccaacaaggccagtaaacgtcaaaatttatgaagaacgaaagagaaagaaatgtttccgtgcagtgccctatagggcactgcacggactactttgtctctttctcgctacaaagaaattagaaaccaacaaggccagtaaacgtcaaaatttatgaagaacgaaagagaaagagatctttccgtgcagtgccctataactGAACTACATTCCAAGGCCTACTCAATTAATATCGGTAATGAATGGCTTACTATAGACCAATATTCTACTACAATACTgtcgccagaagacgcctactgctgcctttcggaccgcTGACGTTCTGCATGATTCTTGCTAATGAATAGCccacgtgggtgttgaagtcaaggatgttatcgatcatttagtaatctgacttcgatcatttagtagtttgtcaataactcattccagaggcgtaatttcaaaacttgttgtatgatggacttttagtgcgaaagtTTTCcacaactctccttaacaggtcaatgttcgaattccactattaaaggagcTACGGTGCTAATTGCTATACCTACTTATACTaagtgataacaaaatatgcaatcatttagtctaagttactgctactagcgctataattccgttattagtgaaattcaaacaacgaactgttgggcagagttgtagataaacctttgccctagaagtccaccatacaacacattttgaaatttagcctctgaaatgagttattgacaaactactaaatgatcgaaggcagattactaaatgatcgataacatccttggttgaaGTGCAACCGCTTATCAATAATCACATCTAGAAGTTTCATAGTTCGCACCGACGGGGTGTCGTGCTCTCCGACGGTAATTTGCATCCGTTGAAATACTTTGCAGtagctgaccagcatcacttccgttttgtggtgagccagcTGCAGCTTTACTCCATTCATGCAGGTTTCTACTGCGTTGGTCGCATTTCCACCTTCTTCAGCGActcaccggttatcgttaggaggacatcatccgcgaattcGTAAATCTTtacgcctttgggcaacttcagcgtCAGATccccgttgtacatcacattccataacgttgggcctagtatggacccttctgccccgaattcgtGTCGAAAATCAGAATCCTGTTCTGGAAGTAGCTCCTGAGGATCCTTACACAGGCAACCGAacagcgctgcggcgatggtCTCTCAGCCggcactattgaacgcgttgttttgacgtcaatcgtccctaccgcgcagaaccgattgccgcttctgcatcttcaatgactgtcctgattgcat comes from Armigeres subalbatus isolate Guangzhou_Male chromosome 2, GZ_Asu_2, whole genome shotgun sequence and encodes:
- the LOC134213967 gene encoding uncharacterized protein LOC134213967, yielding MSRLRRSPTRIRQEPAVLAEIDEEVENGSSQSVCLSDSANQISDTQAIRNTGDEVQQVPMSLISPAAQIMNNYNQTPMHPDDVKKLVPLFNPDETTSNLWLDVLENLKKIYAWPDTSVLHYAVTRLGEVPRLWYEAVRVKIASWEDFKTELRKGFPNIVDEADVHFRLMKRLKRLDESYEKYVYEIMAIGRTVNLSESALVKYVVHGIQDISLQATLSMQKFDSVMEIIACLKRFESLNVMKHLQNFQQSTVDNRWVCHNCNEVGHISRNCMKTAVKCSQCGRSGHLFKFCRGGAPNHFNQNLDLGRSKPTTTVYTSKFGFQAADVNRGSTAG